The Babylonia areolata isolate BAREFJ2019XMU chromosome 2, ASM4173473v1, whole genome shotgun sequence genome segment TGTAGAACTGAAGACTATTATCTTATAAGCTAAAATTTGGCTGAAACGTGTATTCATATtcacatgcacgtgcgtgcgtacacagacagtcccacagacagacagaaacacacacagacacacacatctacacacacatccaaacacacacacgcgcgcgcgcgcgcagacacacacagacacacacacacttcacttacTGCACTACTTCTTTCAGCTACATTGATTTGACCAGAACAAAGAGAGCGGAAACCATGGAAGGAGACCGTTCCCTAGACACAATTGACAATGCAAGCTCTTTCAAACAAGAAGcagtgagagaaggaggagaacaggtggtgtgcacatacacacctgTAAAAGAGCCGGTCGGACCAGCCAACGGTGACCAATCAGATATCTTCACCCGATCCGCCAGACACAACGCTGCAGGGACAGGCAGCAGCCTCCAAATGCCCAGCTCTGCATCTAGGTCTGCTGAAACTGACCTGGCTCACAATATCCAAAACGAGCCTCGGCCGGAGAAAGAAGGGGAACCAGCAGCAAGTCTGACTGATTCCAAAGAGATGAAGAGTAAAACGCAAATGTTAGATAGTGAGAAGAATTGGAGTGGGGAAAAGAAACATGCTGTTGATCAAAAAGATGATAATGGAAGTAATGAAAAGAGTTCTGGTGCTGTGAAGAATAATGCGTTCACTAGCAGTCCTGACAAGAAGCAAGACAGCACAGCCTCTTCAGCAGAAGAGGCGCGCACACAAAGTctacaatcaaacaaaaacatcaatggCTCTTTCACCGAGGCTGCTTCACAAAGCCCgaagaaggaagaacaaaacCTGACCAACGGGAACCTTGAACGTAACGAAGCCCTTAATGATGAAAACATCAACGAATTTGACTGTGAATACGacgaagaggaaagaagaagacgaattcgACTGAGCCACATCTTAGAATCCAGCTGCATCATTCCTGACAAccgggagacaggaagagggacgACACAGGCAGCAGTGGAGAACGCAGGCACACTGAAAGACCCTGTCAGTCACATGCCTGCTACTGACTACAATATGATCGCAGGGGATGGGCAAAAAAACCACTTGAAAACCAAGGCCTACCAGAATAATAAAACCATCCCCAAGGaccctgaaactgaaagtgattatCAGGGCCTCAGCATCAGCGGGAACCTGGAGGCTGGAGGGGATGCTGGAGTCACCCCAGGTGTGCCACACTGCGTCAACAAAATACAAGTTTTCAGACACACCGCTGCAGAATACCTGGAAAAACCGCCACCCTTCCGCCAATCTGCGGTGGACAGTGTGCAGATGCATCAGATCATTAAATCCACCGAGAAAATCTCCAAGGGAACGTCCACTCACAAAGGGGAGCTGGTCCTTGAAGCAGACCCACACGTCATCCCCATAAAACCAATCTCCGCCCTGAGCGACATAGGGTCTCAGGAAAGCGAAAGCGCTCTGGATGGCCTGAATGCCATGCCTTTCATCCCGCCCGACTCCGCCCTCCTGTATCAGCCCGAGGTAGGAGTGCTGAAGTCCAAACCTGTCCCTAAGCCCACCCGGGGTAGACGAGGCAGGAGAAGGTCACCCACAGGTTACCGCTCCTTCCTGCCCCACCCGGAGATGCGCTTTCCGGAACAAGCCAGATATGTTTCTGGACCCCAGTACCAAAGGTACATGCTGCCCGAATTTGGCCCCAGCTTGCCTGTTGATTATTGTGAGGTGGTCCCAGGCCATGGCGGGGACTTTGTTGCCTTCCCTTCAGACGCTGGCCGAGAgatgatgggtggtggtgatgagagcATCTCTCTGGGTTACCCCAGCAACCGATGGTGCTGCAAAGACGACCTCTTCAAGTTACCGCAATCCTTCTATGGTAGGTGTTCTTTAATCGAAGGTATTAAGAAATGATAGATTGTGGATTTCGTTCTATCtgccaatgtgtctgtctgtctgtctgtctatcaacctaCCTAAGTATACCTGTCCCACCAtcagtttgcctgtctgtcatgtCGGTTGGGATTTTGTTGGGCACTAAAGTTATCCTCCCcttgtctgctctctctgtctctctctctgtctgtctgtctctctctgtctctctctctctctctctctctctctctcacacacacacaaaagtagtgATTTGATTTGACTGTTTTTGATGATGAGTCTATTCACCCTTGGTGTTACTGGACAAAGCAAAAATcataaaacaaccccccacccccacatccccaataaacaaaaacaaaacaaaacgagagatGGTAGGGTGATGGCAAAATTAGGGTGAGGGCAGGAGTAGGGTGGTGTCAGAGGACTGCAACACTGCAGCAATGTTATTAACTTTGTGACAGCAGTGCACAGATACGTCGGATCGAAGAATAACATTCATAGCAGTGTATGACTGCATGGCATGATACACGTGTATATTGGTCTGGGTTGCGACAgatgggtctctgtctctgtctttttctgcctctgcctctcgctatttctttcacacacacacacacacacacacacacacacacacacacacatacatatcgctatatgcatgtacgcacacacacacatatataattatatatatatatatatatatatatatatatatactaaaataTTTAAAACTTGAAGTGGGAAGATGTTAAACTGGAGACTACCGCACCCTCTGTCCATCACAttcctttctcattctctctgtccccaAACACACCACCCTTCCAAACACCAACCACTCTGAGTCTCCACCTCATCCCATCTCATCCCATCCCACTGGACCCCGTCTCATTCCATTCTACCACATCGCATCTCATCCCAtcttccatctcctcttcccaTTCTACCCCACCTCATACCATTCCATTCCAACTTATCCCAGTCCCACCCGACCTCATCACATCCCATTTCATTCCATCACATTTCACCCCATCCCATCTAATCTCATCATCTCCTCATCCCATCCCACCTCTCACCTCATGATCCCATCTCATCCCATTACATCTCGCCCCATCTCATCTCACTCATCATCTCATCCCGTCCCACCTCATCACATCCCATCCCAGCCCATCTCACCCCATTCCACCTCATCCAATCATCATCTCTTCTCAtcccctctcctcatcctgtCCCATCCCATCCCGTCCCACCTcatcacatcccatcccatcccatcttaCCCACTCCACCTCATCCAATCATCATCCCATCTCATCTCAtcccctctcctcatcctgtcccatcccatccaatcccacctcatcacatcacatcccatcTCACAACATTCCACTTCATCAAATCTCCTCATCCCATttcatcccaccccctctcctcatccTATCCCATTCCATCCCTTCTCATCCCACCCCATCACATCACCCCATCGCATCCCATATCATctccccattccaccccctctcctcatccTATCCCATTCCATCCCTTCTCATCCCACCCCATCACATCACCCCATCGCATCCCAACTCATCCCATCCCATATCatctccccatcccatcccacctcaTCATATCACATCCCATATCATCTCCCCATTCCATCCCACCTCAAAACATCCCATCCCATATCATCTCCCCATTCCATCCCACCTCAAACATCCCATATCatctccccatcccatcccacctcaTCATATCACATCCCATATCATCTCCCCATTCCATCCCACCTCAAAACATCCCATCCCATATCATCTCCCCATTCCATCCCACCTCATCATATCACATCCCATATCATCTCCCCATTCCATCCCACCTCAAAACATCCCATATCATCTCCCTATTCCATCCCACCTCAAAACATCCCATCCCATATCATCTCCCCATTCCATCCCACCTCATCATATCACATCCCATATCATCTCCCCATTCCATCCCACCTCAAAACATCCATCCCATATCATCTCCCCATTCCATCCCACCTCAAAACATCCCATCCCATATCATCTCCCCATTCCATCCCACCTCATCATATCACATCCCATATCATCTCCCCAAATAATCCCACCTCAAAACATCCCATCCCGTATCATCTCCCCATTCCATCCCACCTCATCATATCACATCCCATATCATCTCCCCATTCCATCCCACCTCAAAACATCCCATCCCATATCATCTCCCCATTCCATCCCACCTTAAAACATCCCATCCCATATCATCTCCCCATTCCATCCCACCTCATCATATCACATCCCATATAATCTCCACATTCCATCCCACCTCAAAACATCCCATCCCATATCATCTCCCCATTCCATCCCTTCAACATCCCATCCCATATCatctccccatcccatcccacctcaTCACATCtcatcacccccatcccatcacacctcatcacatcacatcccgtATCTCTCAACCCATCCCACCTCATCACATCATAATCTCCCTatctccccatcccatcccactccatcccatCAACTCTCATCTGTAAAATTCTAACGCCTGTCCccgctcacccctcccccccctccccggaccccaccccaccccctcaacctcgCTTCCCCcactctgtcacacagcaccagCTCCTCGCGGCAGGGGCCGGGGCAACGGCAGCAGCGGTGGCAGGGGCCGCCCCCGGGGCCGGCGGGGCAGCGGAGGGGTGAGGCAGTACCTGCAGCACCGCCTGCTGTGGGCCCGCTACACCGGCAGGTCCCAGGAGGCCCTGGACAGGGTGCtcagcatcatcaacagcaactgcaggtcagtgagtgactgagtgtgttgaGTGAGGGACCACTatattacagacacacacacacacacacacacacacacacacacacacatctgctgacacacacgcactcacacacgcacacacacacacatgcacacacactatttacgcacacacagacacacagacacacacacacacggcacacacacacacatacacgcacgcacacacacacacacacacacacatacaagcaataCATGTGTTCATGGATGTCAGTTCACACATGTACATTCGTACGGggaagcacaagcacacacacacacacgcgcgcgcgtgtacatttATACCATACACAAGCGCACAGACAAAAAAATAAGCACATGTGCATACTTACAGGCACTTGCACGAATGCATACAAAGTTGAGGCCCTGACCTTTCTActtacgtgtgtgttgtgtatgtgtgttcatgtgtgtgtgagtgcgcgtgtgcttCTGTGCTTGTGtaaaattttctctgtgtgtgtgtcccccagcCTCCAAGAAGACCTGCCCAAAGAGGTCCCTTCCCCGAGACTGTGCCACAATTGGGGAATGCCGCCGAGCGGTGGAACGCCTGTAGACCCCCACACCCTGAACGTGGCGCCTCCTGACGTGACGGACGGGGCAGCGGGGCTCTACGGGAGGCTGGACGGCCGACTGGGATGTGCCGCGGAGCGTCCCACCCCcttccgtggtggtggtggtggcggggaagGACCGTGCAGCAGGGGGGAGGAGTCTGTTGACCCCTACGccatcgcctcctcctcctcctccccttactACGCGGTGCCCCCTCGCGGCAGGGCGGGTGGATTCtccagcaacatcagcaacatgaTGACAGGTGCTGTGaggaggtgaagggaggggaggagatggggatggtgggtgggtgggggaattcAGGGATAGGgggtggaaaacaaaacaaaacaaaacaaaaaatgaaacgaaCCCAGTAATTTCGCAAATGGTCTAAGGGAGACAACTACCCTGATAGTTTCCAGCAGACGACAATGACGGGTTTCAAAACCCAGCAGACCATGATGACAGTATTTTTGACACTAACGTTTGTCGAGACGCCGTACTGTAGTGAAGAGAAAATCGACAGCTATGGCAAAACTTTGAAAAGGTCTTGGGTAAATGACTCGACTGAAAACTTAACATGTTAAAGTTTAGAAAGAGAAA includes the following:
- the LOC143277653 gene encoding uncharacterized protein LOC143277653; this translates as MEGDRSLDTIDNASSFKQEAVREGGEQVVCTYTPVKEPVGPANGDQSDIFTRSARHNAAGTGSSLQMPSSASRSAETDLAHNIQNEPRPEKEGEPAASLTDSKEMKSKTQMLDSEKNWSGEKKHAVDQKDDNGSNEKSSGAVKNNAFTSSPDKKQDSTASSAEEARTQSLQSNKNINGSFTEAASQSPKKEEQNLTNGNLERNEALNDENINEFDCEYDEEERRRRIRLSHILESSCIIPDNRETGRGTTQAAVENAGTLKDPVSHMPATDYNMIAGDGQKNHLKTKAYQNNKTIPKDPETESDYQGLSISGNLEAGGDAGVTPGVPHCVNKIQVFRHTAAEYLEKPPPFRQSAVDSVQMHQIIKSTEKISKGTSTHKGELVLEADPHVIPIKPISALSDIGSQESESALDGLNAMPFIPPDSALLYQPEVGVLKSKPVPKPTRGRRGRRRSPTGYRSFLPHPEMRFPEQARYVSGPQYQRYMLPEFGPSLPVDYCEVVPGHGGDFVAFPSDAGREMMGGGDESISLGYPSNRWCCKDDLFKLPQSFYAPAPRGRGRGNGSSGGRGRPRGRRGSGGVRQYLQHRLLWARYTGRSQEALDRVLSIINSNCSLQEDLPKEVPSPRLCHNWGMPPSGGTPVDPHTLNVAPPDVTDGAAGLYGRLDGRLGCAAERPTPFRGGGGGGEGPCSRGEESVDPYAIASSSSSPYYAVPPRGRAGGFSSNISNMMTGGSNSSTSILSQSGIASNAVVDGNGYIVYLNQDDSTEFQQQSPIPFVPSETRLGDREDLAAAVDRAPLRSSGIKLENDVRKTEDITQPQPACVGVEASSIVPNKMVVEGIPSNSNLAEMGATAETAAVAAMPLEGSLTSSVTDGYPEKENGKQMTTGRKRGTPKSTELKTPVSPVKEPKVSKRHSQASEGRQKKKVRRSLTFSSPIKQEETLRATENIANALTNTSPEAEVSATCSVSSTPDFLPSSTPLPSISNLLHTSTNAGISINIHVTNDANKDRGAPHTSSDDVGAGSRVLPGTLEQSNKTTVRADMVSRPGEATPHVHYPVPRYTVEWHGDYHQEPPPPEVSTDQARRYQDHVLPVSVASTTTASRFRYPYRDPNSSHGYYSQQRPFPVPSTPLDRYYTSDFTKEWTEVYSRYPSEHFLSSYEAQHPSVPPSYPAAHWGSEWSRNPDMYVEPYQKHHPGSRTTALDPDMREIPDMRDLSYAHFHRAAAAPYPRAQPEYLEEMYTQHRSPYDGYGGSAMVDHHVKERLVATVPEGIHDARPQEDYDTQRLHRPWSMTNCTAGTQDLQEGTVGQMVPAEDSPPHLQPPVECSALEPEHMDTSEAANQLPEEM